From the Bacillus tuaregi genome, one window contains:
- a CDS encoding DUF1002 domain-containing protein yields the protein MKNFKVTILLFLFLFMFPFRGWADVAVGDMIITLGENLSEEQKNMLLSEMNAPDDAQIITVSNAEEHQYLGNYVSKSLIGTRAISSSAITIAEKNSGLEVESNNINWVTDEMYINALITAGVKDAKIYITAPFEVSGTAALTGIIKAYEVSADKAIPEEVKQAANEEMVKSAELGDEIGTENATALITKIKEKMAANPPKTEADIRTIIENAAKELGITLTDAQFQSLLDLFNKLKELNIDWNQVGDQLTVAKEKLTKYLESEEGQGFLESIKQFFINIIDAIKALFSK from the coding sequence ATGAAAAACTTTAAGGTTACGATTCTACTATTTTTATTTCTATTTATGTTTCCTTTCCGCGGTTGGGCTGATGTTGCCGTAGGCGATATGATTATCACGCTTGGAGAAAATCTATCAGAGGAACAGAAAAATATGCTGCTCTCCGAAATGAATGCACCTGATGATGCACAAATCATTACCGTATCAAATGCCGAAGAGCATCAGTATTTAGGCAATTATGTCTCAAAATCACTTATTGGAACAAGAGCCATCTCCTCCTCAGCGATCACAATCGCTGAAAAAAATTCAGGTCTAGAGGTTGAATCCAATAATATTAATTGGGTCACGGATGAAATGTATATTAATGCCCTCATTACGGCAGGAGTAAAGGATGCTAAAATCTATATTACTGCCCCATTTGAGGTATCCGGTACCGCTGCGTTAACCGGTATTATTAAAGCATATGAAGTGTCTGCTGACAAAGCCATTCCTGAAGAGGTCAAACAGGCTGCAAATGAAGAAATGGTTAAATCAGCAGAATTAGGTGATGAGATTGGGACTGAAAACGCAACAGCCCTAATAACAAAAATTAAAGAGAAGATGGCGGCAAATCCACCAAAAACAGAAGCAGATATACGGACCATCATTGAAAATGCTGCCAAGGAGTTAGGTATTACCTTAACAGATGCACAATTTCAAAGCCTGCTTGATCTTTTTAACAAGTTAAAGGAATTAAATATTGACTGGAATCAGGTTGGTGATCAATTAACCGTTGCCAAAGAGAAGCTTACTAAATATCTTGAAAGTGAAGAAGGCCAAGGCTTTCTAGAAAGTATAAAACAATTTTTTATCAATATTATTGATGCCATAAAGGCTCTTTTCTCTAAATAA
- the lysA gene encoding diaminopimelate decarboxylase: MYYYGTTAVNDKGHLEIGGVDTVELVKEFGTPVYVYDVALIRQRARSFREAFISNGINAQVSFASKAFSTVAMVQLAEAEGLSLDVVSGGELYTAVAADFPMERVHFHGNNKSREELEMALHYKIGYIVVDNFYELDVLEELCAEKKQQMDVVLRITPGIEAHTHDYILTGQEDSKFGFGLHNGQTEEALNKVLKSPWLVAAGIHCHIGSQIFETTGFTLAVQKIFEKLNDWKAQFSFEPAILNLGGGFGIRYTDEDDPKPAADYVIEIIAEVKKQAQKYELKVPEIGIEPGRSLVGDAGITLYKIGSKKEVPNVRKYLAVDGGMTDNIRPALYQAKYEAVLANKPLEKPTDVVSIAGKCCESGDMLIWDLPLPETDKQDILAVFCTGAYGYSMANNYNRIPRPPVVFVENGKATLVVKRETYEDLVRLDLSLNEKIKAKHL, translated from the coding sequence ATGTATTATTATGGAACCACCGCAGTAAACGATAAAGGACATTTAGAAATAGGCGGCGTTGATACAGTTGAATTAGTGAAGGAATTTGGAACACCAGTTTATGTGTATGATGTGGCCTTAATTAGACAAAGAGCGAGAAGCTTTAGGGAAGCATTTATTAGTAATGGAATCAACGCACAGGTATCATTTGCAAGTAAGGCTTTCTCAACGGTAGCGATGGTTCAATTAGCCGAAGCAGAAGGACTGTCATTAGATGTGGTATCCGGAGGAGAATTGTATACAGCAGTTGCTGCTGATTTTCCAATGGAGCGTGTGCATTTCCATGGCAATAATAAAAGCAGAGAAGAGCTGGAAATGGCCTTACACTATAAAATAGGCTATATTGTCGTGGATAATTTTTACGAATTAGATGTGCTTGAAGAATTATGCGCTGAAAAAAAGCAACAGATGGATGTTGTATTAAGAATTACCCCTGGGATTGAAGCGCATACTCATGATTATATATTAACAGGGCAGGAAGATTCGAAGTTTGGGTTCGGTCTTCATAATGGACAAACAGAGGAAGCTCTAAACAAAGTACTAAAATCTCCATGGCTGGTGGCAGCTGGAATCCACTGCCATATTGGGTCGCAAATTTTTGAAACAACTGGCTTTACACTTGCAGTGCAAAAAATCTTTGAAAAGCTAAACGATTGGAAAGCTCAATTTTCCTTTGAACCAGCAATCTTAAATCTTGGCGGTGGCTTCGGTATCCGCTATACAGACGAAGATGATCCAAAGCCTGCTGCTGACTATGTTATTGAAATTATTGCCGAAGTGAAAAAGCAGGCTCAAAAATATGAGCTGAAAGTGCCAGAAATAGGCATTGAGCCTGGTCGATCATTGGTAGGAGATGCCGGAATCACCTTATATAAAATAGGCTCAAAAAAAGAAGTTCCGAATGTGCGTAAATATTTGGCGGTAGACGGCGGTATGACCGATAATATTAGACCCGCACTCTATCAAGCGAAATATGAGGCAGTGCTGGCAAATAAGCCACTTGAAAAGCCGACAGATGTCGTGTCAATTGCAGGGAAGTGCTGTGAATCAGGTGATATGCTGATTTGGGATCTTCCATTACCGGAAACAGACAAACAAGATATACTAGCAGTATTTTGTACAGGTGCCTATGGTTACTCCATGGCCAATAATTACAACCGTATACCGAGACCACCAGTTGTTTTCGTAGAGAATGGAAAAGCGACATTAGTTGTAAAAAGAGAAACATACGAGGATTTAGTGAGACTCGATTTATCGTTAAATGAAAAAATAAAAGCTAAGCATCTGTAG
- a CDS encoding spore germination protein, with translation MGTQKKEKKPIPESVLEIEAYMKERVGLGTSFDLGVRKLKILRKDVHFYYVNGLCDTNFIIEITEQLIKINDDEKLSANLFTIVENRIVHQSVSPINTMDELVDQVLSGLIVVVVEGAGKGLTVDVRGYPGRSPQEPDTEKVVRGSRDGFVENIIVNTALTRRRIRDERLRFEIMRIGERGKTDIALGYIDGVADPTLIEVIKKEIQAIKVDGLTMADKTVEEFILKQGYNPYPLVRYTERADVAATHLLEGHVIIYVDTSPSVIITPTTVFYHMQHAEEYRQSPGVGTFVRWVRFIGIAASLFLLPLWFLLVLEPHHLPKPLDFIGPNESANIPIVVQIFLADIGIEFLRMAAIHTPTPLSTAMGLVAAVLIGQIAIDVGLFVPEVILYIAVVAMGNFATPSYELSIANKLVRLFLLILVAVFHTPGLVIGVTLYIILLARIRSFNTPYLWPVLPFHPKAFMQILVRRSIPGSQIRPRIIHTRNRIRQPRQ, from the coding sequence ATGGGAACTCAGAAAAAGGAGAAAAAACCGATTCCTGAATCAGTGCTGGAAATTGAAGCATATATGAAGGAACGTGTAGGGCTAGGGACAAGCTTTGACCTTGGAGTTAGAAAGCTAAAGATATTACGAAAAGATGTTCATTTTTATTATGTAAATGGTTTGTGTGATACCAATTTTATTATTGAAATCACCGAGCAGTTGATAAAAATTAATGATGATGAGAAGCTTTCAGCAAATCTATTTACTATTGTTGAAAATCGTATTGTACATCAATCCGTATCCCCCATTAATACCATGGATGAATTAGTTGATCAGGTTCTTTCTGGGTTAATAGTGGTAGTCGTTGAGGGTGCAGGTAAAGGGCTAACCGTTGATGTTCGAGGATATCCTGGGCGTTCACCGCAAGAGCCTGATACGGAAAAGGTGGTCCGCGGATCGCGCGATGGTTTTGTTGAAAATATTATTGTGAATACAGCCCTTACAAGAAGAAGGATTCGGGATGAACGGTTACGTTTTGAAATTATGCGAATTGGGGAAAGAGGAAAAACAGATATTGCCCTAGGCTATATTGATGGTGTTGCAGATCCAACCCTCATTGAGGTGATTAAGAAGGAAATTCAAGCCATTAAGGTTGATGGATTAACGATGGCAGATAAAACAGTTGAAGAGTTTATATTAAAGCAGGGATATAACCCGTATCCGCTTGTCCGTTATACAGAGCGGGCAGATGTAGCCGCAACACATTTACTGGAAGGACATGTGATTATTTATGTAGATACATCACCAAGTGTCATTATTACACCTACCACAGTCTTCTATCATATGCAGCACGCTGAGGAATATCGTCAATCTCCTGGTGTCGGTACTTTTGTCCGCTGGGTAAGGTTTATTGGCATTGCTGCTTCACTTTTTTTATTACCATTATGGTTTCTATTAGTGTTAGAGCCGCATCATTTGCCAAAGCCATTAGATTTTATCGGTCCCAATGAGTCCGCGAATATTCCAATCGTTGTCCAAATCTTTTTGGCCGATATCGGAATTGAATTCCTGCGTATGGCAGCTATACATACACCAACACCATTATCCACTGCAATGGGTTTGGTTGCCGCCGTTTTAATTGGACAAATTGCCATTGATGTTGGCTTATTTGTCCCAGAAGTTATCTTATACATAGCCGTGGTAGCGATGGGGAATTTTGCAACGCCAAGCTATGAACTGAGTATTGCTAATAAGCTTGTCAGGCTGTTTCTACTTATATTAGTTGCCGTTTTCCATACTCCCGGTTTGGTTATCGGGGTCACGCTGTATATTATCCTACTGGCGAGAATTCGCTCCTTTAACACCCCCTATTTGTGGCCTGTATTGCCTTTTCATCCAAAGGCCTTTATGCAAATATTGGTTCGCCGATCAATACCTGGTTCACAAATCAGACCAAGAATTATCCATACACGAAACCGAATTAGACAGCCGCGCCAGTAA
- a CDS encoding stage V sporulation protein AE: protein MESAKRRVILITDGDKYARKSLEIVAKEIGGRCLSISNGNPSVLDGSVIVKQIKKAAYDPVLVMFDDSGFIGEGAGERALKYVADHDDIEVIGVIAVASNPRHEEWTKVDICIDRDGEITANGVDKYGIQELEVGRLYGDTVYCLDELKVPIIVGIGDIGKMAGKDHYEKGSPITRKAVELILERSGYDGNSEKGEKTDS, encoded by the coding sequence ATGGAGAGTGCAAAACGACGCGTCATATTAATTACAGATGGAGATAAATATGCTCGTAAGTCACTTGAAATTGTAGCAAAGGAAATTGGCGGCCGATGTCTTTCTATTTCGAATGGTAATCCATCCGTGTTAGATGGTTCAGTCATAGTCAAGCAAATTAAAAAAGCTGCCTATGATCCTGTACTTGTGATGTTTGATGACAGTGGTTTTATAGGTGAAGGGGCAGGGGAAAGGGCATTGAAATATGTTGCTGACCACGATGATATTGAAGTAATAGGAGTCATCGCAGTTGCTTCGAATCCAAGGCATGAAGAGTGGACAAAAGTGGATATATGCATTGATCGTGATGGTGAGATAACCGCTAATGGAGTTGACAAATATGGAATACAGGAGTTGGAAGTGGGGAGACTTTACGGTGATACAGTTTATTGCCTTGATGAATTAAAGGTGCCTATCATTGTTGGGATTGGTGATATTGGAAAAATGGCAGGTAAGGACCATTATGAAAAAGGTTCTCCAATTACTCGAAAGGCGGTAGAGCTTATTTTGGAAAGGAGTGGTTATGATGGGAACTCAGAAAAAGGAGAAAAAACCGATTCCTGA
- a CDS encoding stage V sporulation protein AB encodes MIIKLLFIIFLGFAGGLSVGAGYVAFLTVLGIIPRLTQLTKTMKLIQMYEWSVVIGAVTGAVAILQNPHFHISPYTLIIFGLAGGIFVGMMAGALTEVLNVWPILAKRIGVDDKIAILLMALVFGKIVGSLFHWIYFVDQ; translated from the coding sequence ATGATCATTAAACTGCTGTTTATTATTTTTCTCGGCTTTGCAGGGGGATTATCAGTTGGAGCGGGATATGTCGCGTTTTTAACAGTGCTTGGAATTATACCAAGACTTACACAATTAACCAAAACGATGAAATTAATTCAAATGTATGAATGGAGTGTTGTGATTGGCGCCGTTACAGGAGCCGTTGCTATTTTACAAAACCCTCATTTTCACATCTCTCCTTATACATTAATTATTTTTGGTCTTGCCGGTGGTATCTTTGTGGGAATGATGGCAGGAGCCTTAACAGAGGTACTTAATGTCTGGCCGATTTTGGCCAAAAGAATCGGTGTCGACGATAAAATCGCCATATTATTGATGGCGCTTGTGTTTGGAAAAATAGTGGGTTCATTATTTCATTGGATCTATTTTGTGGATCAATAG
- a CDS encoding stage V sporulation protein AA: protein MEKTVYIRLRNRVLVRPNEKVYLKDITQIIAEDVLQKQLNQLLIYSISAKDRNIIIIDVMQVIAEIAKFNSSIEVQVLGPSQTIVEVVYKKKKVSPFLFVLTWFLLFFGSMLTIMNFHEDVSMQHVHQKLYKMITGQDIEKPLLFQIPYSIGLGLGMIIFFNHVFKKRLNEEPSPLEVEMFNYQQDLDQYVIMHENKESMKKLDDH from the coding sequence TTGGAAAAAACGGTTTATATTCGGCTGCGTAACCGTGTATTGGTTCGACCTAATGAGAAGGTGTATTTGAAGGATATCACGCAAATCATTGCCGAAGATGTGCTGCAAAAGCAGTTAAATCAACTCCTTATTTACAGCATATCTGCTAAAGACCGAAATATTATCATTATTGATGTCATGCAGGTCATTGCCGAAATTGCCAAATTTAATTCATCTATAGAAGTTCAAGTATTAGGACCATCACAAACGATTGTGGAGGTGGTTTATAAGAAAAAGAAAGTATCGCCATTCCTATTTGTCTTAACCTGGTTTTTATTATTTTTTGGTTCCATGCTGACGATTATGAATTTTCATGAGGATGTTAGTATGCAGCATGTTCACCAAAAGCTTTATAAAATGATTACTGGACAAGACATTGAAAAGCCGTTGCTATTTCAAATTCCTTATTCAATCGGATTAGGTCTTGGGATGATTATTTTTTTTAATCATGTCTTTAAAAAGCGACTTAACGAGGAACCTAGCCCCCTTGAGGTTGAAATGTTTAACTACCAACAGGATCTCGATCAATATGTCATTATGCATGAAAATAAGGAGAGTATGAAGAAGCTCGATGATCATTAA
- the sigF gene encoding RNA polymerase sporulation sigma factor SigF, which yields MDVEVKSDKNQPYLKDHEVKELIKQSQDGDQSARDLIVQKNMRLVWSVVQRFLNRGYEPDDLFQIGCIGLLKSVDKFDLSYDVKFSTYAVPMIIGEIQRFIRDDGTVKVSRSLKEMGNKIRKAKDELSKSLGRVPTVNEISEYLSIPAEDIIMAQEASRTPSSIHETVYENDGDPITLLDQIDDGNEGKWFDKIALKEAIRELEDRERLIVYLRYYKDQTQSEVAVRLGISQVQVSRLEKKILQQMKDRMDL from the coding sequence ATGGATGTGGAGGTTAAATCAGATAAGAACCAACCTTATTTAAAAGACCATGAAGTCAAAGAATTGATTAAACAAAGTCAGGATGGAGATCAAAGTGCCAGAGATTTAATTGTACAAAAAAATATGCGGCTAGTTTGGTCTGTTGTTCAGCGCTTTTTAAATCGAGGCTATGAACCAGATGATCTCTTTCAAATTGGTTGTATTGGTTTATTAAAATCTGTAGATAAATTTGATCTTTCTTATGATGTAAAGTTTTCAACCTATGCCGTCCCGATGATTATCGGGGAAATTCAACGTTTTATTCGTGATGACGGGACTGTTAAGGTAAGTCGTTCATTGAAGGAAATGGGGAATAAAATTCGAAAGGCAAAGGATGAATTATCCAAATCACTTGGCCGAGTACCAACGGTAAATGAGATATCTGAATATCTGTCAATTCCAGCAGAGGATATTATCATGGCCCAGGAAGCAAGCCGGACACCATCATCGATTCATGAAACTGTTTATGAAAATGATGGGGATCCGATTACGCTACTTGACCAGATTGATGATGGTAATGAAGGAAAATGGTTTGACAAGATTGCACTTAAGGAAGCGATTCGAGAGCTGGAGGATCGTGAACGATTGATTGTTTATTTACGATACTACAAAGATCAGACACAATCAGAGGTTGCTGTAAGACTTGGAATTTCTCAGGTGCAAGTTTCTAGACTCGAAAAGAAAATATTACAGCAAATGAAAGACCGTATGGATCTGTAG
- the spoIIAB gene encoding anti-sigma F factor — MKNRMQLQFSALSQNESFARVTVASFIAQLDPTIDELTEIKTVVSEAVTNAIIHGYESDPNGIVYISVSIEDGYVELSIKDEGIGIPDVEEARQPLYTTKPELERSGMGFTIMENFMDDIEVKSQPGKGTEIRLRKHLSTSKMLCN, encoded by the coding sequence ATGAAAAATAGGATGCAGCTTCAATTTAGTGCGCTGAGCCAGAATGAATCATTTGCCCGCGTCACAGTCGCATCGTTTATTGCGCAATTGGATCCGACCATAGATGAATTAACAGAAATTAAAACAGTTGTGTCTGAAGCGGTTACAAATGCTATTATTCATGGCTATGAAAGTGATCCAAATGGAATCGTCTATATTTCTGTCTCCATTGAAGACGGATATGTGGAGTTAAGTATCAAAGATGAAGGCATCGGAATACCTGATGTAGAAGAGGCTCGTCAGCCCCTTTATACAACAAAGCCTGAATTAGAAAGGTCTGGAATGGGGTTTACGATTATGGAAAATTTTATGGACGACATCGAAGTGAAATCGCAGCCAGGTAAAGGTACCGAGATTCGACTAAGGAAGCATTTATCAACAAGCAAAATGCTGTGTAATTAA
- the spoIIAA gene encoding anti-sigma F factor antagonist: MSLNIDLEIKQDVLCIRLSGELDHHSADELRKRAVNAIEEYAIRHIILNLEELSFMDSSGIGVILGRYKQIKQLHGEMVVCAISPSVQRLFEMSGLFKIIRLEPTEENALQRLGVA, translated from the coding sequence GTGAGTCTGAACATTGATTTGGAAATAAAGCAAGACGTCTTATGTATTCGATTATCCGGTGAGCTTGATCACCACTCTGCGGATGAACTTCGTAAACGAGCAGTGAACGCAATAGAAGAATATGCTATCCGCCACATTATTTTGAACTTAGAGGAATTATCCTTTATGGATAGTTCGGGCATTGGTGTCATACTGGGACGTTATAAACAAATCAAACAGCTGCATGGCGAGATGGTCGTATGCGCAATCTCCCCGTCTGTTCAAAGATTATTTGAGATGTCAGGCTTATTTAAAATTATTCGTCTTGAGCCTACGGAAGAAAATGCTTTGCAAAGATTGGGGGTTGCCTAA
- a CDS encoding D-alanyl-D-alanine carboxypeptidase family protein, with amino-acid sequence MKRLVSILLAMMMFTAIAIPFASAEENGVQLAENVKSAILIERDTGKVLYEKNSNEQLPPASMTKIMTMLLIMEALDEGKLTLNEKVRASEYAASMGGSQIFLEPGEEMTVKEMLEGIAIGSGNDASVAMAERIAGSEDGFVEMMNQKAKELGLKNTKFKNTTGLPVDDHFSTAYDMALMAKELLKYEDITKFTGTYEAYLRENTDKKFWLVNTNKLVRFYPGVDGLKTGFTREAMYCLTATAEKDGMRVIAVVFGAPSSKERNAQVTKMLDYAFNQYKTHPIFERNHVMGAAKVSKGQKKKVEMVTSESISLLTKKGETIEDVKQKVSLKQDLKAPIKKGDQIGTLTIKKNGDTLVKSPLLAKEDINEASWWGLFKRSLGIFTKSE; translated from the coding sequence ATGAAACGACTTGTTTCTATTTTGCTCGCAATGATGATGTTCACAGCAATTGCCATTCCGTTTGCTTCTGCGGAAGAAAATGGTGTTCAATTAGCAGAAAATGTAAAGTCAGCTATCTTAATAGAACGTGATACAGGCAAGGTACTATATGAGAAAAATAGCAATGAGCAACTGCCGCCCGCAAGTATGACGAAGATAATGACGATGCTATTAATTATGGAGGCGTTAGATGAAGGGAAGCTTACCCTGAACGAGAAAGTTCGTGCGAGTGAATATGCCGCATCCATGGGTGGTTCGCAAATCTTTTTAGAACCTGGTGAAGAAATGACAGTGAAAGAAATGTTAGAGGGGATTGCGATTGGCTCAGGCAATGATGCATCTGTTGCGATGGCTGAACGTATTGCTGGTTCGGAAGATGGCTTCGTTGAAATGATGAATCAAAAGGCAAAAGAGCTTGGGTTAAAAAATACGAAGTTTAAAAACACGACAGGACTGCCGGTCGATGATCATTTTAGTACTGCCTATGATATGGCATTAATGGCGAAAGAATTGCTTAAGTATGAAGATATCACAAAATTCACCGGTACCTATGAAGCATATTTACGAGAAAATACAGATAAAAAATTCTGGCTTGTGAATACCAATAAGCTAGTTCGCTTTTATCCTGGTGTTGACGGGCTGAAAACAGGCTTTACAAGAGAAGCGATGTATTGTTTAACAGCTACCGCTGAGAAGGACGGAATGCGGGTTATTGCTGTTGTATTTGGTGCGCCTTCTTCAAAGGAGCGAAATGCCCAAGTAACCAAAATGCTAGATTATGCTTTTAATCAATATAAAACACATCCAATTTTCGAAAGAAATCATGTCATGGGCGCAGCCAAGGTTAGTAAGGGACAAAAAAAGAAGGTAGAGATGGTTACAAGTGAGTCAATTTCTTTATTAACGAAAAAAGGTGAAACGATTGAGGATGTGAAGCAAAAGGTAAGCTTGAAACAGGATTTAAAGGCGCCGATTAAAAAAGGTGACCAGATTGGAACGCTGACGATTAAGAAAAACGGCGATACCTTGGTCAAAAGTCCTTTGCTCGCTAAAGAAGATATAAATGAGGCAAGTTGGTGGGGGTTATTCAAGCGCTCTCTAGGGATTTTTACGAAAAGTGAGTAG
- the deoB gene encoding phosphopentomutase: protein MTTASFHYKRIFLIVMDSVGIGEAPDAVQFGDKGSHTLGHIAEKMNGLNMPNLEKLGLGSIEEIKGVKKVEAPLACYTKMKEASRGKDTMTGHWEIMGLHIETPFRVFPDGFPAELIAELEEKTGRKIIGNKPASGTEILVELGEEHMKTGALIVYTSADSVLQIAAHEEIVPLEELYQICKIARELTLDEKYMVGRIIARPFVGKPGEFKRTANRHDYALKPFGRTVMNELKDADLDVIAIGKINDIYDGEGVTKHFRTVSNMDGMDKLLDSFQIDFTGLSFVNLVDFDALYGHRRDPIGYGKALEEFDLRLPEVFGHMREDDLLIITADHGNDPTHPGTDHTREYVPLLVYNKNMTAGKELPLRNTFADIGASIAENFAVQMPSFGSSFLQDLIK from the coding sequence ATGACGACGGCTTCATTTCATTATAAGCGAATTTTTTTAATTGTGATGGACTCAGTGGGAATTGGTGAGGCACCGGATGCAGTGCAATTTGGTGATAAAGGCTCCCATACATTAGGACATATTGCTGAAAAAATGAATGGCTTAAATATGCCTAATTTAGAAAAGCTCGGTCTCGGGTCTATTGAAGAAATAAAAGGGGTTAAAAAAGTAGAAGCTCCACTTGCCTGCTATACAAAAATGAAGGAAGCATCGCGCGGAAAAGATACAATGACTGGACACTGGGAAATAATGGGTCTCCATATTGAAACTCCTTTTCGCGTTTTTCCGGATGGCTTTCCCGCAGAATTGATTGCTGAATTAGAGGAGAAGACTGGAAGAAAAATAATTGGAAACAAACCTGCAAGTGGAACCGAGATACTTGTTGAGCTTGGTGAAGAGCATATGAAGACAGGCGCTTTAATTGTTTATACATCTGCAGACTCTGTGCTGCAAATTGCAGCCCATGAAGAAATTGTGCCATTAGAGGAGCTCTACCAAATCTGCAAAATAGCACGTGAACTGACTCTCGATGAAAAATATATGGTCGGACGTATCATTGCACGGCCGTTTGTTGGGAAACCTGGAGAGTTTAAAAGAACGGCAAACCGCCACGACTATGCCCTAAAGCCATTTGGCAGAACGGTGATGAATGAATTAAAGGATGCAGATCTTGACGTGATTGCAATTGGAAAGATCAATGATATCTACGATGGTGAAGGTGTGACCAAGCATTTCCGCACCGTTTCAAACATGGATGGTATGGATAAACTGCTAGACTCGTTTCAAATCGATTTTACCGGCTTAAGCTTCGTTAATCTTGTGGATTTTGATGCTCTTTATGGACATCGCCGTGATCCAATTGGCTATGGAAAAGCACTCGAGGAATTTGATCTCCGCCTCCCGGAAGTCTTTGGGCATATGCGTGAGGACGATCTACTTATCATTACAGCGGATCATGGCAATGACCCTACCCATCCTGGAACCGATCATACCCGTGAATATGTTCCGCTGCTTGTTTACAATAAAAACATGACCGCTGGAAAAGAACTGCCATTACGAAATACCTTTGCAGATATCGGGGCTAGCATAGCAGAAAACTTTGCTGTCCAAATGCCTTCATTTGGAAGCAGCTTTTTACAAGATTTAATAAAATAA
- the xerD gene encoding site-specific tyrosine recombinase XerD: MEDQIRDFTHFLIVEKGLAQNTIVSYERDLKSYMQYQKAVEQLNSFNDVQRIHIVHFLGHLKEQGKSSRTLARHVASIRAFHQFLLREKVSDHDPSVHIETPQLERSLPKVLSLQEVETLLDSPDVSNHYGVRDKAMLELLYATGIRVSELIGLKLEDVHLTMGFVRCIGKGNKERIIPIGKNAVMALERYLENGRLHFISKKRQDDALFLNHHGKQLTRQGFWKILKKIVREAGIEKELTPHTLRHSFATHLLENGADIRAVQEMLGHADISTTQIYTHVTKTRLKDVYSQFHPRA, translated from the coding sequence ATGGAAGACCAAATTAGGGATTTTACCCATTTTTTAATTGTTGAAAAAGGTCTGGCGCAAAATACGATTGTTTCATATGAACGGGATTTAAAGAGCTACATGCAATATCAAAAAGCGGTAGAGCAGCTTAACAGCTTTAATGATGTGCAAAGGATTCATATTGTCCATTTTCTGGGGCATTTGAAGGAGCAGGGGAAATCATCAAGAACATTGGCTCGACATGTTGCGTCAATAAGAGCCTTTCACCAATTTTTACTTCGGGAAAAGGTCAGTGACCATGATCCTTCTGTACATATTGAAACACCACAATTAGAGCGGTCACTTCCAAAGGTTTTGAGTCTCCAGGAGGTAGAAACACTACTCGATTCACCAGATGTCAGCAATCACTATGGCGTAAGAGATAAAGCGATGCTCGAATTATTGTATGCAACAGGGATCCGTGTCAGTGAATTAATTGGATTAAAGCTAGAAGATGTCCATTTAACGATGGGATTTGTGCGTTGCATTGGGAAAGGGAATAAGGAGAGAATTATTCCCATTGGCAAAAATGCTGTTATGGCACTTGAACGATATTTGGAAAATGGCAGACTCCATTTTATCTCAAAGAAACGGCAGGATGACGCATTATTTTTGAATCATCACGGTAAACAGCTAACAAGGCAGGGCTTTTGGAAGATATTAAAAAAAATTGTTCGTGAAGCAGGCATAGAGAAAGAATTGACACCACATACGTTAAGGCATTCATTTGCTACCCACCTATTGGAGAATGGTGCAGATATACGTGCTGTTCAGGAAATGCTCGGTCATGCTGATATATCGACAACGCAAATTTATACACATGTAACGAAAACAAGATTAAAGGATGTTTATAGTCAGTTTCATCCACGTGCTTAA
- a CDS encoding YqzK family protein, whose amino-acid sequence MRTWFKMLLRTLKVFVLFTGCTILFYYAIMWLNEEYADYHRYDEPKGSAIKVTTVEDNYNSNWFDRIILFYLNGE is encoded by the coding sequence ATGAGAACATGGTTTAAAATGCTGTTGAGAACATTGAAGGTATTTGTGTTGTTTACAGGATGCACAATTCTTTTTTATTATGCTATTATGTGGTTAAATGAGGAATACGCAGACTATCATCGCTACGATGAGCCAAAGGGTTCTGCTATAAAGGTAACAACGGTAGAAGATAACTATAATTCGAATTGGTTTGATCGGATAATATTGTTTTATTTAAATGGGGAGTAA